A genomic window from Cytobacillus suaedae includes:
- a CDS encoding multidrug resistance efflux transporter family protein, translating into MKAILIGVLSSVFFAVTFILNRSMELSGGSWLWSSSLRYFFMVPFLVLIVYLRGNLGALLKEMKKSHYIWLVWSIVGFGLFYGPITFAASSGPGWLVAGTWQFTIIAGLLLVPFFYTKIQSDQGTIKVRQKLPWKGLLFSSIIFIGIVIIQLDQASGGITANMLYVGILPVVLAAFSYPLGNRKMMEHCKGNVDTFQRVLGMTLASMPLWIALASYGYFTVGLPSSSQVLQSLVVALSSGVIATVLFFYATDLVKEDQSKLAAVEATQSSQIMFVLFGEMLLLSVALPNYQSIVGMFVIIIGMIFHSFASKQKIVLTRGKIKSI; encoded by the coding sequence GTGAAGGCAATATTAATCGGAGTACTCTCATCTGTATTTTTTGCCGTTACGTTTATTTTGAATCGATCGATGGAGCTTTCAGGTGGAAGTTGGCTATGGAGCTCTTCCCTTCGATATTTTTTTATGGTTCCTTTTCTAGTCCTTATTGTTTATTTGAGAGGAAACCTTGGTGCTCTTTTAAAAGAAATGAAGAAAAGTCACTATATCTGGCTAGTATGGAGTATTGTCGGTTTTGGGTTATTTTATGGACCAATTACCTTTGCTGCATCAAGCGGACCAGGGTGGTTAGTGGCGGGTACATGGCAGTTTACAATCATAGCTGGTTTATTGCTTGTACCATTCTTCTATACTAAGATTCAATCTGATCAAGGGACTATAAAAGTTAGGCAGAAGCTTCCATGGAAGGGTCTCCTTTTTTCGAGCATTATCTTTATCGGGATTGTCATTATTCAATTAGACCAAGCAAGTGGTGGGATTACAGCCAATATGCTGTACGTAGGTATCTTACCTGTAGTTTTAGCAGCATTCTCCTATCCGTTAGGAAATCGGAAAATGATGGAGCATTGTAAGGGGAATGTTGATACTTTTCAACGTGTTCTTGGAATGACTCTTGCATCCATGCCATTATGGATTGCGCTTGCAAGCTATGGATATTTTACCGTTGGCTTGCCTAGTAGTAGTCAAGTGCTTCAATCATTGGTCGTAGCCTTGTCTTCAGGTGTCATAGCAACGGTACTGTTCTTTTATGCAACAGATTTAGTAAAAGAAGATCAAAGTAAGCTTGCTGCAGTTGAAGCTACTCAATCAAGTCAAATTATGTTTGTCCTATTTGGAGAAATGCTTCTCTTGTCTGTTGCCTTGCCTAATTACCAATCGATTGTTGGGATGTTTGTGATCATCATAGGAATGATTTTTCATAGCTTTGCATCAAAGCAAAAGATTGTTCTAACAAGGGGTAAGATTAAGTCTATATAA
- a CDS encoding potassium/proton antiporter, whose product MFVDILQTDRIVLLAGILFIAGVITTKFSSRIGVPSLVLFIFVGMVMGSDILGIIHFDDAQTAQMIGVLALVVILFEGGMQTQWKTLKPVIVPSLSLATIGVLLTSGIVAVAAKFILEIGWLEATLFGAIVGSTDAAAVFAVLKGQNIKSRISATLEAESGSNDPMAVFLTVALIELITLPDVSILSMIGSFFIQMSVGVLLGLLLGKLAVWALNKINLDSSGLYPVFATAFALLTYGITAAFNGSGLLAVYIAAIIIGNADISYRHSIFRFSEGFAWMMQISMFVILGLLVFPSELFTLDIFAKGILLSLILILVARPIAVYLSTLSMKYTHKEVIFLSWAGLKGAVPIVLATFPLLANVEGSHLLFNVVFFVVLTSCLVQGSTITILAEKLGLNGPKKTEPIHSLELISLGKADAEMFEYELEEDAVIVGKTLLEIPFPEGALVNAIIRNDELITPTGSTVIEPGDFLYILSARKNKQVLKDLLEEKNEVILEESV is encoded by the coding sequence ATGTTCGTTGATATTCTCCAGACAGATCGGATTGTATTACTAGCTGGCATTTTATTTATTGCAGGAGTCATCACTACTAAGTTTTCTTCACGGATTGGCGTCCCTTCCCTTGTACTGTTTATTTTTGTGGGTATGGTAATGGGTTCAGATATCCTTGGAATCATTCATTTTGATGATGCACAAACAGCTCAAATGATCGGTGTATTAGCACTTGTTGTTATCTTGTTTGAAGGTGGAATGCAAACTCAATGGAAGACACTTAAACCCGTTATTGTTCCTTCATTATCTTTAGCAACCATCGGTGTTCTATTAACGTCAGGAATTGTCGCTGTTGCAGCCAAGTTTATTTTAGAAATTGGTTGGTTAGAGGCAACTTTATTCGGAGCGATTGTTGGTTCCACAGATGCTGCAGCTGTTTTTGCTGTCTTAAAAGGGCAAAATATTAAATCACGAATCAGTGCAACATTAGAAGCAGAGTCTGGCTCCAATGATCCAATGGCCGTTTTTCTAACCGTAGCTTTAATAGAATTAATTACCCTTCCAGATGTAAGTATACTTTCAATGATCGGGTCATTCTTCATACAGATGTCTGTAGGCGTGCTATTAGGATTACTACTAGGAAAGCTTGCCGTATGGGCATTGAATAAAATAAACCTCGATTCCAGTGGTTTGTATCCTGTCTTTGCAACCGCATTTGCGTTGCTCACCTACGGAATAACCGCTGCCTTTAATGGAAGTGGATTATTGGCTGTATACATTGCAGCAATTATTATTGGGAATGCAGATATCTCCTACCGTCATTCCATCTTTCGCTTTTCAGAAGGCTTTGCTTGGATGATGCAAATCTCTATGTTCGTGATCTTAGGATTACTTGTTTTTCCTTCTGAGTTATTTACACTAGATATTTTCGCCAAAGGGATCTTGCTTTCTTTGATTCTAATTTTAGTCGCAAGGCCAATTGCTGTTTATTTATCAACCCTTTCTATGAAATATACTCATAAAGAGGTCATCTTCTTATCATGGGCAGGATTAAAAGGAGCAGTTCCGATCGTGTTAGCAACCTTCCCTTTACTTGCAAATGTAGAAGGAAGTCACCTACTGTTTAATGTTGTATTTTTCGTTGTGTTAACTAGCTGTTTAGTACAAGGTTCTACCATTACAATTCTAGCTGAAAAATTAGGACTAAATGGTCCTAAAAAAACAGAACCAATTCACTCACTAGAGCTTATATCTTTAGGAAAAGCAGATGCAGAAATGTTTGAATATGAATTAGAAGAAGATGCTGTAATAGTTGGAAAAACTCTCTTGGAAATCCCTTTCCCAGAAGGTGCTTTAGTCAATGCGATTATCAGAAACGATGAACTAATTACACCAACCGGAAGCACAGTAATCGAACCAGGTGACTTCCTCTATATCCTTTCAGCTCGAAAGAATAAGCAAGTACTAAAAGATCTATTAGAAGAAAAAAATGAAGTGATATTAGAAGAAAGTGTTTAA
- a CDS encoding tyrosine-type recombinase/integrase translates to MKTVDAIKDKKRLKEMKAFLLPRSSRDYCLFMLGINTGIRIQDLLTLHVYNVVTETNEISSYLLTSNEVNPPIFLNKHVRKSIVKWIKEGELTYNDFLFKSRKTSEPITRQQAYRIINEAAKQAGVEGSVGTHTLRKTFGYHAYLKGIAVSLIQKRLQHQTKAETYQYIGITEEKNLPIILDVNL, encoded by the coding sequence TTGAAAACAGTTGATGCAATTAAAGATAAAAAACGCTTAAAAGAAATGAAGGCTTTTTTACTACCACGCTCCTCACGTGACTATTGCTTATTTATGCTTGGAATTAATACAGGCATCCGCATACAAGACCTTCTTACATTGCATGTTTACAATGTAGTGACTGAAACAAATGAAATTTCATCCTACTTACTCACATCTAATGAAGTGAACCCTCCCATCTTTTTAAATAAGCATGTACGAAAATCAATTGTAAAATGGATAAAAGAAGGCGAATTAACTTACAATGATTTCCTCTTTAAATCTAGAAAAACAAGTGAACCCATAACGAGACAACAAGCCTATCGAATTATTAATGAAGCAGCCAAACAGGCCGGTGTCGAAGGTTCAGTTGGTACACATACCCTTCGTAAAACCTTTGGTTATCATGCTTACCTCAAAGGAATTGCAGTATCACTTATCCAAAAAAGGCTACAACATCAAACCAAAGCTGAAACATATCAGTACATAGGCATCACTGAAGAGAAGAACTTGCCTATTATACTAGATGTAAATTTATAA